The stretch of DNA ATGATATTGGTGGCGAATTAAAAACTGATGAAATAAAAGTTTATATTAATAATAATGAAATGGCAACCATATCAACCGAAAGCTTTGAAGTGCCTGCAAAAAAAGAATTTTCAATTCCATTAAAAGCAAATATTCCAACCGATAGTATTTTCAGCAACAAAAACCTTGGCGGATTAATTGGTAGCCTATTTAGCAAAAAAATTAAAGTACAATATAAAGGGAATATCGTATATAAAATTTTAGGCTTTTCGTACACCTATTATATTGACAAGACTGAAGATGTAAAAATTAAAACATAAGTAATTGGCTAACCACGAAACATACATAAAACGTTGTATAGAAATTGCTAAAAATGGTTTAGGTTCTACTAGCCCAAACCCTATGGTTGGTTCTGTTATTGTTTATAAAAACAAAATCATAGGAGAAGGTTATACAAGCCCTTATGGTGGTAATCATGCGGAAGTTAACGCTATAAATTCTGTCTCAAACAAATCCTTATTAAAAGAAGCTACTATATATGTAACTCTTGAACCTTGTTCGCATTATGGAAAAACACCACCTTGTAGCGACCTCATTATTAGCCACAAAATCCCAAATATAGTTATTGGCTGCATAGATGACAATATAAAAGTCGCAGGCAAAGGCATTAAAAAACTTATAGATGCCAATCGAAATGTTACGGTTGGGGTTTTAGAGAAAGCATGCAAAGAACACCATAAACGTTTTTTTACATTTCATAATAAAAAACGCCCATATATTATTTTAAAATGGGCTGAAACCAATGATGGCTTTATAGCACCAAAAACCAGAAAAGAACAAAAACCAGTTTGGATTACTAATAAGTACTCAAGACAATTAGTTCATAAATGGCGATCAGAAGAGCAGGCCATTTTAGTTGGCACGAATACTGTTTTACAGGACAACCCAAGCCTAACAGTTAGAGATTGGAAAGGCAAGCACCCTATTCGAGTTGTTTTAGATAAAAGCCTAAAACTCTCCAAAGAATTCTCTATTTTTAATAGTGAAGCTAAAACGATTGTAATAAGCGAAAGTAATATAGATTTTAGCAAGAACGTTTCTCAACAAATCTGTGCTGTTTTATATAAAAATGATATCACATCTGTGATTGTGGAAGGTGGTAAAAAAACGCTGCAAACCTTTATCGATGAAAATTTATGGGATGAAGCAAGAGTTT from Flavivirga spongiicola encodes:
- the ribD gene encoding bifunctional diaminohydroxyphosphoribosylaminopyrimidine deaminase/5-amino-6-(5-phosphoribosylamino)uracil reductase RibD, whose amino-acid sequence is MANHETYIKRCIEIAKNGLGSTSPNPMVGSVIVYKNKIIGEGYTSPYGGNHAEVNAINSVSNKSLLKEATIYVTLEPCSHYGKTPPCSDLIISHKIPNIVIGCIDDNIKVAGKGIKKLIDANRNVTVGVLEKACKEHHKRFFTFHNKKRPYIILKWAETNDGFIAPKTRKEQKPVWITNKYSRQLVHKWRSEEQAILVGTNTVLQDNPSLTVRDWKGKHPIRVVLDKSLKLSKEFSIFNSEAKTIVISESNIDFSKNVSQQICAVLYKNDITSVIVEGGKKTLQTFIDENLWDEARVFKGNIEFKEGINAPKLLGKLISEKKMMSDILKIYKND